In Acidianus brierleyi, one genomic interval encodes:
- a CDS encoding glycosyltransferase family 2 protein — protein MPFISVIVTAHNRREYLRDAVDSVLNQTIDDYEIIVVKNFKDEIDDYLKENGVKSVLVGDQTQGMDVISGLKEARGEVISFLDDDDLFLPRKLEKVKEVFQDDNVGHYHNAYENFLDKTPNNLDKIHIKKDYDYTIIDNQEKVKKFKFMMNTETEINSSSISIRRSLFNNSFSYLEKINHAVDVFMFYLALMSEKKIVVDPEVLTLYRIHSNNTWFYMNDDFENWLEHKKSYMEKEIEDYITMLNMIKSSSFEIFIKEYILDLKLRLARLPSPYNNSKYKATIKDYIAYYNRYKSLRSLLSNLTAFTPSFIRRKLVKKWYQDERSSQEKIVQVSKIKNST, from the coding sequence ATGCCTTTCATTTCTGTTATTGTTACTGCTCATAATAGGAGGGAATATTTGAGGGATGCTGTTGATTCCGTTTTGAATCAAACAATTGATGATTATGAGATTATTGTTGTTAAGAATTTTAAGGACGAGATTGACGATTACTTGAAGGAGAACGGTGTTAAGAGCGTTCTAGTTGGTGACCAAACTCAAGGAATGGACGTTATATCAGGATTAAAGGAAGCTAGGGGTGAAGTAATATCCTTCCTTGACGACGATGACTTATTCTTGCCCAGGAAGCTGGAGAAGGTTAAGGAAGTATTCCAAGACGATAATGTTGGCCACTACCATAACGCTTACGAGAATTTTCTGGATAAAACTCCCAATAATCTTGATAAAATACATATTAAGAAGGATTACGATTATACTATAATAGACAACCAAGAAAAAGTAAAAAAATTCAAATTCATGATGAATACCGAGACTGAAATAAATAGTAGTTCTATTAGTATTAGGAGAAGTCTTTTTAATAATAGTTTCTCTTATTTGGAGAAAATAAATCATGCAGTCGATGTTTTCATGTTTTATTTAGCTCTTATGAGTGAGAAGAAGATTGTTGTTGATCCTGAAGTTCTTACTCTTTATAGAATTCATTCTAATAATACCTGGTTTTACATGAACGATGATTTTGAGAATTGGCTTGAACATAAGAAATCTTACATGGAGAAGGAAATTGAGGATTATATAACCATGCTGAATATGATAAAATCATCTTCTTTTGAAATATTTATAAAAGAATATATTTTAGATTTAAAATTAAGATTGGCTAGGTTACCATCACCATATAATAATTCAAAATATAAAGCAACAATCAAAGACTATATAGCCTATTATAATCGATACAAAAGTTTGCGTTCTTTATTATCTAATTTAACTGCTTTTACTCCTAGTTTCATAAGACGCAAATTAGTTAAAAAATGGTACCAAGACGAAAGATCGAGTCAAGAAAAAATTGTACAAGTATCCAAGATTAAAAATTCTACATAG
- a CDS encoding sugar phosphate nucleotidyltransferase: MHAVITAAGLGTRMLPASKEIPKEMFPIPFQGNFKPVIQIIFEQLFDSGIRDFVIVVGKGKRVIEDHFTPDYDFISYLEDKGKTKQAEDLRSFYQKIEGSNIAFVNQSEPRGFGDAVLRAEPFVEEDFILVAADTILGKIPLEKMKINSFLTTEVEDPRPYGVVVVEGEKVLDVEEKPAYPKSNLIIVPYYHFNEEIFPALREIKWEGELQLTDGIKYLMRKGREFRAIKVNDVYDLGNVENYITSLRKILM, translated from the coding sequence ATGCATGCTGTAATTACTGCAGCTGGATTAGGTACTAGAATGCTTCCAGCTTCTAAAGAAATTCCTAAAGAAATGTTTCCCATTCCTTTTCAAGGCAATTTTAAGCCTGTTATTCAAATAATTTTTGAGCAATTATTTGATTCAGGAATTAGAGATTTCGTAATAGTAGTAGGAAAAGGAAAAAGAGTAATAGAAGATCATTTCACTCCAGATTACGATTTCATTTCTTATTTAGAGGATAAAGGAAAGACTAAACAAGCAGAAGACCTAAGAAGTTTTTACCAAAAAATTGAGGGAAGTAACATAGCATTTGTAAATCAATCAGAACCAAGAGGCTTTGGAGATGCTGTTCTTAGAGCAGAACCTTTCGTTGAAGAAGATTTCATACTAGTTGCAGCAGACACTATTTTAGGAAAAATACCACTAGAAAAAATGAAAATAAATTCTTTTTTAACTACTGAAGTAGAGGATCCAAGACCTTACGGTGTAGTTGTTGTTGAAGGAGAAAAGGTATTGGACGTAGAAGAAAAGCCAGCTTATCCAAAATCTAATTTAATTATTGTTCCATACTATCATTTTAATGAAGAAATTTTTCCAGCATTAAGAGAAATAAAATGGGAAGGAGAATTACAATTAACTGATGGTATTAAGTATTTAATGAGGAAAGGAAGAGAATTTCGTGCTATAAAAGTTAACGATGTATACGATTTAGGCAACGTGGAAAATTATATTACGTCATTGAGAAAAATTTTAATGTAA
- a CDS encoding glycosyltransferase, producing the protein MVSLSVNMIFRNEEPVVKKVLDNIFQQIDDDTEVILIDNMSRDRTFDILKSYERDNVIVDRYNGPKGGARNKALTLSHGKYILCLDGDQIYYNLQKLIDEYLNNYSNYGLKVGKSSFPILAPRELLLKVGGWRNLVHIEDWDLWFRLTDSCKFLYLANKDYIFGKHMRDHKKHHTKWQTAKGLIERYRDWTLTGLPGYPVRNDPKVIPFYIIGKLLVIPKYKMLAHYKCTKILKDDLPKEFQGIDWDLKRFYNLLKYEKIYCNDPIFDKAMKIFEEKYAKKPEASFR; encoded by the coding sequence ATGGTTAGCCTTAGTGTTAATATGATTTTTAGGAATGAGGAGCCTGTTGTTAAGAAAGTATTAGATAATATTTTCCAACAAATAGACGATGATACTGAAGTGATTCTTATTGATAATATGAGTAGGGATAGGACTTTTGATATTCTTAAGAGTTATGAGAGGGATAACGTTATAGTTGATCGTTATAATGGACCTAAAGGAGGAGCTAGGAATAAAGCATTAACTCTCTCACATGGTAAGTACATATTATGTTTAGACGGAGACCAAATATATTATAACCTACAAAAATTAATTGATGAATACCTAAATAATTATAGTAACTATGGGCTAAAGGTTGGCAAAAGTTCTTTTCCTATTTTGGCTCCTAGGGAACTCCTGCTTAAAGTAGGAGGATGGAGAAACTTAGTACATATTGAAGACTGGGATCTATGGTTCAGACTAACGGATAGCTGCAAGTTTTTGTATCTTGCCAATAAGGATTACATTTTCGGCAAACATATGAGGGATCATAAGAAACATCATACTAAATGGCAAACAGCAAAAGGATTAATAGAAAGATATCGAGATTGGACTCTTACTGGTCTACCAGGCTATCCAGTTAGGAATGATCCAAAAGTTATTCCGTTTTATATAATCGGAAAATTGTTGGTTATTCCAAAATATAAAATGCTTGCTCACTATAAATGCACTAAAATCCTTAAGGACGATCTACCTAAAGAATTTCAAGGAATTGATTGGGATCTGAAGAGGTTTTACAACTTGCTAAAGTATGAAAAGATATATTGTAATGATCCTATCTTTGATAAAGCTATGAAAATCTTCGAGGAAAAATACGCTAAAAAGCCTGAAGCTTCTTTCCGATGA
- a CDS encoding glycosyltransferase family 4 protein: MTSLLYVSLGERPTSGATTTIIELLTRLPKFQVNVDLVELLFKDEESLVSKCPKIKESISNYKVIRLPYSKSFLGKVIRFILVNSILKLNISKISNNYDFVIGFNTKNSIYIYYLTPYITFPLYKHYIKLVKRTNLIEGTVWFIKSINTLNRNRKRAWNICAGVVLQEKLKEYGISCFALEPPAGVDLELIDSSPTLNGFDVIHVARQGFMKGTLDAVKVISELNLSHAFIGPVDQGFSMPQVNYLGEILDKRRLYGIMKGSRVFLYPSRVDSFGIVVAEALASGLPVVAYNIPAIKYYFGDCEAVKLVEVCDIQGLVKGVKEMINGDYKNVARECAKKYSWEEVTKSFTNILQKLKKEKT; this comes from the coding sequence ATGACTAGTCTACTTTACGTAAGTCTTGGAGAAAGGCCTACTTCTGGAGCCACAACCACAATAATTGAGTTACTTACTAGATTGCCAAAATTTCAAGTTAATGTAGATTTAGTAGAATTACTGTTTAAGGATGAAGAAAGTCTAGTAAGCAAATGCCCTAAAATTAAAGAAAGTATATCAAACTATAAAGTAATAAGACTACCTTACTCCAAGTCATTCTTAGGAAAAGTTATTCGTTTTATATTAGTAAATTCCATATTAAAACTGAATATTTCTAAAATATCAAATAACTATGATTTTGTTATAGGGTTTAATACTAAAAATTCAATTTATATCTATTATTTAACTCCGTATATAACTTTCCCTCTGTATAAGCATTATATTAAATTAGTAAAAAGAACCAACTTGATAGAGGGAACAGTATGGTTTATCAAATCTATAAATACTCTAAATAGAAATAGGAAAAGAGCTTGGAATATTTGTGCTGGTGTTGTTCTTCAAGAAAAACTAAAAGAATACGGTATTTCTTGTTTTGCTTTGGAGCCTCCTGCTGGAGTAGATCTTGAACTTATTGATTCTTCTCCCACATTAAATGGTTTTGACGTTATTCACGTTGCTAGGCAAGGTTTTATGAAGGGTACTCTGGACGCTGTTAAAGTTATTAGTGAACTTAATTTATCTCACGCTTTTATTGGTCCTGTTGATCAAGGTTTCTCGATGCCTCAAGTTAACTACCTTGGTGAGATTCTCGATAAGAGGAGATTGTACGGTATTATGAAGGGTTCAAGGGTCTTCCTCTACCCTTCACGCGTTGATTCCTTTGGAATAGTAGTAGCTGAGGCTTTAGCCTCAGGATTACCAGTAGTAGCTTACAATATTCCAGCAATAAAATATTATTTTGGGGATTGCGAAGCAGTAAAATTGGTTGAAGTTTGTGACATTCAAGGGCTAGTGAAGGGAGTAAAAGAAATGATTAACGGAGATTATAAGAATGTAGCAAGAGAATGCGCAAAAAAATACTCATGGGAAGAAGTAACAAAATCATTCACAAACATACTACAAAAACTCAAGAAAGAAAAAACTTAA
- a CDS encoding phospholipase C, with translation MIKKILIFVLLFSFIFAFLPLIPSQGQTATPIKHVVIIILENHAFDNLFGTYPFGNPPIYNNVTESVMRPLGLNLSVIIPYNPDNISKGGMKPYYANSVILADPTEGYTAYHTDWNRGAMNGFIVGSGKQSLAYVSYEQVPLLWDYAEEYVLSDNYFSPVLVSTQPNRVAYLTGYPTKILGDGYASSVIPFQNTIMYQLSEYGVSWAYFDYGYYQGQSLPPFPLVVFSGAQNYSSHYFNTSVFLQDLKNGRLPDVSWLMFTGGDGHDTHSALDLHPPFNLTEGQVNLVKYINAIMESKYWNSTVIFITFDEGGGFYDQVPPPIIYTYGEGCDHYLEGLGIYNYSILGQRTPLLIISPYAKEGWINNYSISGYTLLGFIDYNWHLPYLTKIVANSNVYGLLQSFNFSVQREPIILYPNNWSYPIPLQYPIHYGYVANVKGNYTAYYLLYEKGYINENTLNYVMQFQNLTTSSVTTSTQISSTSQITQSSTSTTQITQTSTSQTQTTTSCITCTYSHSSQPHHYFIIALAILIGIAIIVAILIIRKH, from the coding sequence ATGATAAAGAAAATACTTATCTTTGTGCTACTTTTTTCGTTTATATTTGCGTTTTTACCTTTAATTCCATCTCAAGGGCAGACTGCAACACCAATAAAGCACGTAGTTATTATAATTCTCGAGAATCATGCTTTCGATAATCTTTTTGGAACCTATCCTTTCGGTAATCCACCAATATATAATAATGTAACTGAATCCGTAATGAGACCTCTTGGACTTAATTTAAGTGTAATAATACCATATAATCCTGACAATATTAGTAAGGGAGGAATGAAACCATATTATGCAAATTCAGTTATTTTAGCTGATCCTACAGAGGGATATACTGCTTATCATACAGATTGGAATAGGGGAGCAATGAACGGTTTCATAGTGGGCTCAGGAAAGCAATCCCTAGCTTATGTATCCTATGAACAAGTTCCACTACTGTGGGACTATGCTGAAGAATACGTTCTTTCAGATAATTATTTCTCTCCAGTTTTAGTTTCTACTCAACCAAATAGGGTAGCATACTTAACTGGTTATCCTACAAAAATTTTAGGAGACGGGTATGCATCCTCAGTAATTCCTTTTCAGAATACTATAATGTATCAATTAAGTGAATACGGAGTATCATGGGCATATTTTGACTATGGCTATTATCAAGGGCAATCTCTTCCACCTTTTCCTCTAGTAGTATTTTCAGGAGCACAAAACTATTCTTCACATTATTTTAATACTAGTGTCTTTCTGCAAGATCTTAAAAACGGCCGCCTACCAGATGTTTCATGGCTAATGTTTACTGGCGGAGATGGTCACGATACTCATTCAGCTTTAGATTTACATCCACCTTTCAATTTAACCGAAGGTCAAGTTAATCTGGTAAAGTACATAAATGCTATAATGGAAAGTAAATATTGGAATTCTACTGTAATCTTCATAACTTTTGACGAAGGAGGAGGTTTTTACGACCAAGTTCCTCCCCCAATAATCTATACTTACGGTGAAGGATGCGATCATTACTTAGAAGGATTGGGAATATATAATTATTCTATTCTTGGGCAAAGAACTCCTCTCTTAATAATTTCTCCATATGCTAAAGAAGGTTGGATAAATAATTATTCAATATCTGGATACACACTTTTGGGATTTATAGACTATAATTGGCATCTACCATATCTAACTAAAATAGTTGCTAATTCTAACGTATACGGATTATTGCAGTCATTTAACTTCTCAGTTCAAAGGGAACCAATAATACTTTATCCAAATAATTGGAGCTATCCTATTCCATTACAATATCCTATTCATTACGGTTATGTTGCTAATGTTAAAGGAAACTATACTGCTTATTATCTACTTTATGAGAAAGGCTATATAAATGAGAATACACTGAATTATGTTATGCAATTTCAAAATTTAACAACAAGTTCTGTAACAACGTCTACACAGATTTCTTCTACTAGTCAAATTACTCAAAGTAGTACTTCTACTACTCAAATTACACAAACTAGTACTTCACAAACTCAAACCACTACTAGCTGTATTACTTGTACTTACAGTCACTCTTCACAGCCTCATCATTATTTCATAATAGCACTAGCTATTCTAATAGGTATTGCCATTATAGTAGCTATTCTAATCATCAGGAAACATTAG
- a CDS encoding glycosyltransferase family 2 protein, which translates to MPFISVIVTAHNRREYLRDAVDSVLNQTIDDYEIIVVKNFKDEIDDYLKENGVKSVLVGDQTQGMDVISGLKEARGEVISFLDDDDLFLPRKLEKVKEVFQDEEVGYYHNAFENFLERTPNNLEKIHIKKDYDYTIIDNQEKVKKFGFMFNTETEINSSSISIRRSLFNNSFSYLEKINHAVDVFMFYLALMSEKKIVVDPEVLTLYRIHSNNTWFYMNDDFENWLEHKKSYMEKEIEDYITMLNMIKSSSFEIFIKEYILDLKLRLARLPSPYNNSKYKATIKDYIKFSKKDKNIRSLLSNLTAFTPSFIRRKLVKKWYQDEISRAKNVSSINN; encoded by the coding sequence ATGCCTTTCATTTCTGTTATTGTTACTGCTCATAATAGGAGGGAATATTTGAGGGATGCTGTTGATTCCGTTTTGAATCAAACAATTGATGATTATGAGATTATTGTTGTTAAGAATTTTAAGGACGAGATTGACGATTACTTGAAGGAGAACGGTGTTAAGAGCGTTCTAGTTGGTGACCAAACTCAAGGAATGGACGTTATATCAGGATTAAAGGAAGCTAGGGGTGAAGTAATATCCTTCCTTGACGACGATGACTTATTCTTGCCCAGGAAGCTGGAGAAGGTTAAGGAAGTATTCCAAGACGAAGAAGTAGGATACTATCATAACGCTTTTGAGAATTTTCTTGAAAGGACTCCCAATAATCTTGAGAAAATACATATTAAGAAAGATTACGATTATACTATAATAGACAACCAAGAAAAAGTAAAAAAATTCGGATTCATGTTCAATACCGAGACTGAAATAAATAGTAGTTCTATTAGTATTAGGAGAAGTCTTTTTAATAATAGTTTCTCTTATTTGGAGAAAATAAATCATGCAGTCGATGTTTTCATGTTTTATTTAGCTCTTATGAGTGAGAAGAAGATTGTTGTTGATCCTGAAGTTCTTACTCTTTATAGAATTCATTCTAATAATACCTGGTTTTACATGAACGATGATTTTGAGAATTGGCTTGAACATAAGAAATCTTACATGGAGAAGGAAATTGAGGATTATATAACCATGCTGAATATGATAAAATCATCTTCTTTTGAAATATTTATAAAAGAATATATTTTAGATTTAAAATTAAGATTGGCTAGGTTACCATCACCATATAATAATTCAAAATATAAAGCAACAATCAAAGACTATATAAAATTCTCTAAAAAAGATAAAAATATACGTTCTTTATTATCTAATTTAACTGCTTTTACTCCTAGTTTCATAAGACGAAAATTAGTTAAAAAATGGTATCAGGATGAAATTTCTAGAGCAAAGAATGTTAGTTCTATAAATAACTAA
- a CDS encoding UDP-glucose dehydrogenase family protein, giving the protein MKIGIVGLGIVGLSTGVVLAEQGHKVVGIDIDENRVQGLNCKRSPIYDPGLQEMIEKNFNNLKFTTDYSSLSDVDVVFITVSTPTVNGKIYLGYVFDAAKKMKEYLSDSIVVIKSTVVPGTARKVKDIVGENVVVNPEFLKEGSAILDTKSPDRIVIGSENEKAGDIVEGLWRFTGSTILRTSLEEAEMIKYAANSFLAVKISFINEIANLCERIGCDVNVIANAIGMDKRISPYFLKAGIGWGGSCFPKDTLAITSFAREVGERLRIIEAAIEVNEERPKRVVNLLEGLLGSIKDKRVCVLGVAFKPDTDDTRESIALKIIDILKSRGAIVLAYDPKARTNKAEMVSKEECIRDSDGIIIATEWKEFYGIEDLLKGKYVVDGRRILDPSKMDRTRFRAIGLGE; this is encoded by the coding sequence GTGAAAATAGGCATAGTAGGACTAGGCATCGTAGGATTATCTACTGGAGTCGTTTTAGCAGAACAAGGTCATAAGGTTGTTGGAATTGACATAGATGAGAACAGAGTTCAAGGATTAAATTGTAAGAGGTCACCCATTTATGATCCAGGACTTCAAGAGATGATAGAGAAGAACTTTAATAATCTTAAATTCACGACTGACTATTCTTCCCTATCTGATGTTGATGTAGTATTCATAACTGTCTCTACACCTACTGTTAACGGTAAGATTTACTTAGGATACGTTTTTGATGCAGCTAAGAAGATGAAGGAGTACTTATCAGATTCCATAGTAGTAATAAAGAGTACAGTGGTTCCAGGTACAGCAAGGAAAGTTAAGGATATAGTAGGAGAAAACGTAGTTGTTAACCCAGAGTTTTTAAAGGAAGGTTCTGCTATCCTAGATACAAAATCTCCGGATAGGATAGTTATAGGAAGTGAAAACGAAAAGGCTGGAGATATTGTAGAAGGATTATGGAGATTCACGGGGTCTACAATTTTGAGAACTTCTTTGGAGGAAGCAGAAATGATAAAATATGCAGCTAATTCTTTTCTTGCAGTTAAGATATCTTTTATTAACGAAATTGCCAATCTTTGCGAAAGGATAGGATGCGACGTTAATGTAATTGCTAACGCTATCGGAATGGATAAGAGGATTTCTCCTTATTTCCTAAAGGCTGGAATAGGTTGGGGAGGTTCTTGTTTCCCTAAGGATACTTTAGCAATAACTTCCTTTGCTAGAGAAGTAGGCGAAAGGTTGAGAATAATAGAAGCTGCCATTGAAGTAAATGAGGAGAGACCTAAGAGAGTAGTTAACCTTCTTGAGGGACTACTAGGATCTATTAAGGATAAGAGGGTATGTGTTTTGGGTGTAGCATTTAAGCCTGATACTGACGACACTAGAGAGAGTATTGCGTTAAAAATTATTGATATACTTAAATCTAGAGGTGCTATTGTTTTAGCTTATGATCCAAAAGCTAGGACTAATAAGGCAGAAATGGTAAGCAAAGAAGAGTGTATAAGAGATTCTGATGGTATAATAATAGCAACAGAGTGGAAAGAGTTTTATGGTATTGAGGACTTATTAAAAGGTAAATATGTAGTAGATGGGAGAAGAATTCTAGATCCATCGAAAATGGATAGGACGCGTTTTAGAGCTATAGGCCTGGGTGAATAG
- a CDS encoding glycosyltransferase family 4 protein — translation MKYLIELDMVNITFVMYGLGGTGGDQEIYRIANRLSEDGHEVNIVTLVGWGYSGYNPVKNAKIITQPKILRPIFSIQYLLEFNKKFHKFSFLTKIPYKINLKILEYLIKKNKGDIIIATVWYTIPAVYKAGGKYCFCQDVIESWYEEDQWKGVKNAISKSFSLPMTMLSISNYTTSYLRKFSNTNKIINIGNFIADDFFNCEYLPPSSRPRVISTIARHEAHKGFDVFVKAIEEVYSRRNDFSVKILNKDDIKLNLNFPYKEVKRLRVDELKNFYASSYIIIYPSTRESFGLVGLEAMACGTPVIMTNTEGSKEYAVDGVNAIIVPINDYKAIAKNIEFLLDNPPIADKISINGLETAKQFQFKDFMRRFKEAIGLK, via the coding sequence ATGAAATACTTAATTGAACTAGATATGGTTAATATAACATTTGTAATGTATGGGCTAGGAGGTACTGGTGGTGATCAAGAAATATATAGGATTGCAAATAGATTAAGTGAAGACGGACACGAAGTAAACATAGTGACGCTTGTAGGCTGGGGTTATTCTGGATATAATCCCGTTAAAAATGCTAAGATTATTACACAACCTAAAATATTACGTCCAATATTTTCCATACAATATCTATTAGAATTTAATAAAAAATTTCATAAATTCAGTTTTCTAACAAAAATACCATATAAGATAAATTTAAAAATTTTAGAATATCTTATTAAGAAAAATAAAGGTGATATAATCATAGCTACTGTATGGTATACTATACCTGCAGTATATAAAGCAGGTGGGAAATATTGTTTTTGTCAAGATGTTATAGAATCTTGGTATGAAGAAGATCAATGGAAAGGTGTAAAAAACGCAATTTCTAAGTCATTTTCATTACCTATGACTATGTTAAGCATATCTAATTACACTACTTCATATTTAAGAAAATTTTCTAATACAAATAAAATTATTAACATAGGAAATTTCATCGCTGATGACTTTTTTAATTGTGAATATTTGCCTCCATCATCAAGGCCAAGAGTGATATCGACAATAGCTAGACATGAGGCTCATAAAGGATTTGATGTATTTGTAAAAGCTATAGAAGAAGTATATAGCAGAAGAAATGATTTCTCAGTAAAAATCTTAAATAAAGATGACATTAAATTAAATCTTAATTTTCCGTATAAAGAAGTAAAAAGGTTAAGAGTAGACGAATTAAAGAATTTTTACGCTAGTTCATATATTATTATATATCCATCAACACGTGAAAGTTTCGGTTTAGTAGGATTAGAAGCTATGGCATGTGGAACGCCAGTTATAATGACTAATACTGAGGGATCCAAAGAGTATGCTGTGGACGGTGTAAATGCCATTATAGTTCCAATAAATGATTACAAAGCCATAGCTAAAAATATAGAGTTTTTATTAGATAATCCTCCTATTGCAGATAAAATATCTATAAATGGCCTGGAGACAGCAAAACAATTTCAGTTTAAGGATTTTATGAGAAGATTTAAAGAGGCAATTGGATTAAAATAG
- a CDS encoding NAD-dependent epimerase/dehydratase family protein, which translates to MKYLISGGAGFLGSHLIESLNGEITVVDDLSTTKFVPKGIKIIKERIENFDTQEKFDYVIHLAARPSPEDYIQHPVETALSNSLGTRNALEIARKSDATFLYTSSSEIYGHAEIVPTPEDYWGKVNPTGIRSCYDESKRFSEALIMSYYREYGLDVRIQRPFNVYGPRLREDGTYGRVVSRFIYQALKGEDITIFGDGNQTRAFLYVDDWVEGTLKMLGKGLKGEIFNIGSNKEVKIIDLAKKIISLTGSSSRIKFLPPRQDDPPRRAADITKIKEKLGWEPKISLDDGLMKTIEWFKGVLS; encoded by the coding sequence ATGAAATATTTAATTAGTGGTGGAGCTGGATTTCTTGGATCACACCTTATCGAATCCTTGAACGGTGAAATTACAGTAGTTGATGACTTATCAACAACAAAATTCGTACCAAAAGGAATCAAAATAATTAAAGAAAGAATAGAAAACTTTGATACTCAAGAAAAATTCGACTACGTAATTCACCTAGCAGCAAGACCATCACCAGAAGACTACATTCAACACCCTGTAGAAACAGCATTATCAAACTCATTAGGAACACGCAACGCACTAGAAATAGCGAGAAAAAGCGACGCAACCTTCTTGTACACGTCTTCTTCTGAAATTTACGGACACGCGGAAATAGTACCAACACCGGAAGACTACTGGGGAAAAGTAAACCCAACAGGAATAAGAAGCTGTTACGACGAGAGCAAGAGATTCTCAGAAGCACTAATAATGTCATACTATAGGGAATACGGACTAGACGTGAGAATACAAAGGCCTTTTAACGTTTACGGACCAAGACTAAGAGAAGACGGGACTTACGGTAGAGTAGTTTCCCGTTTTATTTACCAAGCACTAAAAGGAGAAGACATAACAATCTTCGGAGACGGTAACCAAACTAGAGCATTCCTATACGTTGACGATTGGGTAGAAGGAACATTAAAAATGTTAGGAAAAGGGTTAAAAGGAGAAATATTCAACATAGGATCAAACAAGGAAGTAAAGATAATTGATTTAGCAAAAAAGATAATCTCACTTACTGGATCATCTTCAAGAATAAAATTCCTCCCACCAAGACAAGATGACCCACCTAGGAGGGCAGCAGACATTACTAAAATTAAGGAAAAATTAGGTTGGGAACCTAAAATTTCGCTAGACGATGGATTAATGAAAACAATAGAATGGTTTAAAGGTGTTTTATCGTGA